AGAAAGTTGAGGAAGCCATGCATCCGAAACTGCTTACCTTATCACTGGCCGGCGAACCGACACTCTACCCGTATCTTCCGGGATTGATCAAACTTGCTAAGGATAGGGGTTTCCTAGTATTTCTTGTTACCAACGGTACGGTCCCTGCCATGTTGGAAAGGTTGAACAGAGAGGACGCGTTACCGACCCAACTGTACATCTCTATGGATGCGCCTGATTTTGAGTCCTATCTTGTTACATGTCGGCCGTCGGCAAAACAGTTCTGGGATAGGTATAACGAATCTTTGAACGTGATGAGGACGTTGAAGGGGAAAACAAGGACCGTATTGAGAATGACTCTGGTGC
This portion of the Candidatus Micrarchaeota archaeon genome encodes:
- a CDS encoding radical SAM protein; amino-acid sequence: KVEEAMHPKLLTLSLAGEPTLYPYLPGLIKLAKDRGFLVFLVTNGTVPAMLERLNREDALPTQLYISMDAPDFESYLVTCRPSAKQFWDRYNESLNVMRTLKGKTRTVLRMTLVRDYNTERIEGYAKQIETAQPDYVEVKSFVYVGGARHPDRNLTLQHMLSMDEIRTMARELSQLTGYEYTDEHVPSRVVLLVRDKEAMDKRIIKY